Proteins encoded within one genomic window of Eurosta solidaginis isolate ZX-2024a chromosome 1, ASM4086904v1, whole genome shotgun sequence:
- the LOC137237078 gene encoding protein transport protein Sec24C-like, which produces MARTVEGEYEPPIVNFDAGRRYHCLMCKVTTDVPTVYLQHLGHTGRRVDKYERPELVLGTYEFLCKKCVGTDRHCKQGIHFVCRG; this is translated from the exons ATGGCacgaacggttgagggtgaatatgagccacccattgtaaattttg atgctggtcgtcgttaccactgtcttatgtgtaaagtaacaacagatg tgccaactgtatatttgcaacatttgggccacaccggacggcgtgtcgataaatatgaacgtcctgaacttgtattgggtacatatgagtttttgtgtaaaaaatgtgtgGGTACCGAtagacattgcaagcagggcatacattttgtatgtcggggttga
- the LOC137237076 gene encoding T-complex protein 1 subunit eta-like isoform X3 — translation MKACGGAVMTTANDINSSVLGQCDYFEERQVGGERFNIFQGCVNARTSTLILRGSVEQFLEETELRYMMLNCLCGVQLNMILLLLFYFGIGW, via the exons atgaaagcttgtggtggtgctgttatgactacagctaatgatattaattcaagtgttttgggtcaatgtgattactttgaagaacgtcaggttggtggtgaacgtttcaacattttccaag gttgcgttaatgctagaacaagtacattgattttacgtggcagtgttgaacaatttttggaagaaactgagcttcgttacatgatgctaaattgcttgtgcggcgtacaattaaacatgattctgttattgctg ttctatttcggtattggatggtaa
- the LOC137237076 gene encoding actin-related protein 5-like isoform X2 has protein sequence MLDKTIVALARLQQMESTTQYASLPGNRSQMEKSNQLQETTNGYACRKLVNEILQPKEQRKAHRQEIAKRNTAAAQERMRITSLLAYNDKGIDTFGVKLETLVLYRC, from the exons ATGTTAGAT AAAACAATTGTTGCACTTGCACGTCTCCAACAAATGGAATCAACAACACAATACGCTTCATTGCCTGGAAATCGATCACAAATGGAAAAAAGTAACCAACTCCAAGAAACCACCAACGGATATGCCTGTAGAAAATTGGTTAACGAAATCTTACAGCCTAAAGAACAACGTAAAGCTCACCGACAAGAAATAGCAAAAAGAAATACTGCAGCGGCTCAAGAACGTATGCGTATTACTTCTTTATTGGCCTACAATGATAAAGGTATCGATACATTTGgcgtaaagctggagacattggtgctttatcggtgcTAA